The genomic stretch ACTACTTCCCGGCTGAAAGTTATTGGAAATGACCAATCAGCGAATAGATTTTCAAAGGTAAAGGTCACTTTCCAAATATGGAACATTTTGCAAGTGAAAGTAGCGTTCGCCAGCTCTTGTGTTGCGGCCGTTGAGGGACACAAACGGGCTTTATTTCCATGACTGTGACATCGTCAACAAACGGAAATTCCCGCTGAGTACGCTGCATGCAATAACTTTGACAAACTCATCGACATGTTGCTGCTGCTCTGCCAtgaaaaaatcgatttttgttATAAGTCTGCATATTTTTAGCATTCATTCACTTTGCAAATCATCACTTTATTGAAAAAAGAGGatgaaattgacaaaataaacatcatGCAGTTATTCTAGGGTGTTCAAACTGCCTAAAAATGATAAAAACCCAAATCACATCATGGGACCATTTTGGATCAAAATTCCGTGCCACCTCTGCCCTTAATCCATGTAGTGTAGTCAATTGTAGGGGTTCCATGGTGACATTGTTATCAGGATGAAAAGAAAAGTTATCTGAAAAATATGATTTATTTCTTTTCAGGTGACGATGATTacgtcccgcagtggggcactgcggttatgaaattaaaggcccctactgtttttggaaccgcaggagctttctagtttgctgttaggtagatttttggttcctctttcatgtcatgctctctttttcttcatgaattcttttcttttttctgccttcttgctcattcacctgtatttttttccaaaaatctcttctcttgtcgcttgtctcgcgattcatgtatagtttaatctgttagtgttctgatgtaagtccagcagtagataggttaagcctattttaacatactggaaactggtaatcttccagtaggtattaatttagttttactaaagcctgctgggacacaaataatgggttagtgcatttgtaaacaggaatcgcttgacaagtggcccccttcatcccccccttcctcgtcctgatatggctctacgtagtcggctggacgttaagcaacaaataaacaaacaaacaaacgatgatTACGAGGATCAAGTTGGGCCTGGCGTGGAGGGTGAACGGGGCTCCAAGCTGGTGTCTGACAGGGACCCtgatgctcccatggggtcgccttcacgcggcgggagcgtttaaacagagctaccccacccctttacttctcttcttttgtcttatttctgccttaccagtcctttcacctatatttccttccaagaaaactctccctactattccctgcagttttccaattcttttcttgttgtcttatttctacctgaccggatccatcacctttatttcacttaccaaaagtcttcttttccacatccttatttctctgcaccccgcatgtcgtaagaggcgactaacggattctgtttctccttttacccttgttaagtggttcttgtatagaatatagtcaatgtttgtaaagattttagtcaagcagtatgtaagaaatgtttagtcctttgtactggaaacttgcattctcccagtaaggtcatatattgtactacgttgcaagcccctggagcaattttttgattagtgcttttgtgaacaagaaacacttaacaagtggctctatcccatctcccccctttccctcgtcgcgatataaccttcgtggttgaaaacgacgttaaacaccaaataaagtaaagtaaaaggGATCCTGATGACGACCAAGTTGTGCAGCCTGAGACTGATGAGTCTGACTCCGACTGTGATAGCGTAATGTATCCTGCCCTAGTTACACCTTGCAAACAAGACAAATCTAGAGCTGATCCTTTACATGTTGCAGAAAAAGCTCCCCAGGAAAACAAATGGGGTAAAAAACATTCATGCAAATTTTGTTCAAAAATGGTAGTAAAAATGTCGACACATTTGACAAAGGTCCATGCTCACGGAGCGGATGTGGCGGCAGTTTTGAGACTTCCCAAAGGATCCAAAGAGAGAAGGAACGGGTTTGTAAGATTGCTCAATGAGGGAGACTATAAACATAACTATGATGTGTTGGAAGGCCAGTCCGGAACAGTCATTCCAAAGTACAGAAAAGCAGGTCGCCAGGTAGGTCAACTTTCAGCCTGCAGGTTTTGCCAAGGGCTGTATGCCAAGTCCCTGTTGAGTAAGCATTTGCACAACTGTCCACAAAATCCAGATCCAAGTAAGCACTTGAAGTGGGGCGAGTGTTCCAAGGTAGGATCATACATGCTTCCCAttggaaaagaaaagaacagtgCCTTCTTTCAAGCTGTTGTTGGAAGAATGAGAGATGACGCCGTCATGAGAGTCATAGCAAATGACAGTCTGATCATCAAGTTTGGTTCCAGGTTGTTCTACAAAAAAGATGTGGAAGAACATACCAGGGGCAACATCAGCAGCCGGCTGAGAGAACTAGGGCGTTTGGTCTTGGAGTTAAAGGCAAAATCTGAAATGAAGGTTGCAAGCCTTAAACAAGCACTTGATCCTATCCATTTTGATTTGGTCATTGAAACAGTCCGAGCCATGGCTCACTTTGAAGAACCAAGCCATGCTTACAAGAAAGGGAACCTGGCTCTCAAACTTGGCTACTCTCTGAAGACCTGCTGTAAAATTCTTGTGTCGGAAGCCATCAAATCCAGTGACAAGCTTTTGCTGGAAAAAGTCCAAAACTTTTCTTCTCTCTTGGCGAGTGATTGGCATGATTCTGTCTCAGCAGGTGCTGCTCAGTCGGTCACAATGGCTAAAATGAACAAACAGCTCCTCCTTCCCTCTTTGAAAGACGTCGAGAAAGTGAATGGTGTGATCAACGAGGACATGCAATCAACTGAATACAGTGTCCTGGCCAAAGCCACACTAGCCTCTCTGACCATCTTCAACAGAAAAAGAGGAGGGGAGTTGCAGAGAATGAAAGTTCAGGACTTTCAAGTGTTGCAGTCGTCGTCAATTGAGGAGGAAATGCTGAAAACTCTGACAACAACTGAGCAAAAGCTTGTCAAGATCCTACAAAGAGTGGAAATCAAAGGAAAGTTCACACGACCTGTGCCCATCCTCTTGACACCAAGCATGGTTCATGCTGTTGAGCGTTTGTTGAAGATGAGAGCTGAGAAAGACATCACAAGTCCATACTTATTTGCCTCAAGTGGTGAGAAGCCCTTTAGGGACTCTGACGTCCTTAGGACCTATGCACAGAAGGCGCAGGTGGATTCTGAATCACTGTTCACAGCCACCAACCTCAGGAAACAACTAGCAACACTTAGCCAAGCGATGGAGTTGTCAAAGTTAGAGGAAGACCAACTGGCAGGCTTTCTCGGACATGACATTCGCATCCACAGGGGTGTCTACAGAAAGCCAATTCAGATTGTTCAGAAGGCAAAGGTAGCCAGTGTCCTCTTCAAACTCAACAGAGGTGTTGATATACCCGAAGAAATTGACGAAAAGAGTCTTGAAGAAGAAATTCTACCTGCAGATGAAGAGAATGAAGATGAGGAACCTGCTGCCACTGCCAGCGCTGAAGTGTCTAAAGAAGAAAGACCACCATCTTGCTCTCTTTCAAATGAAAATACAGCTGGAGCTTGTGCATCCGTTGGTGATGTTTCCCTTACCATCGCCCCAGCTACCAGTACATCAGCTAAAGGGGGTAAAACACTGACTCAGAAGAGAAGGCCTGATGGAACAAAAACTCAGAAGAAAATGCCttggaaaaaagaggaaattgCTGCAGTTGAGAAACATTTGGCTGCATGTTTTTCAATGAATAAAGTCCCGCAAAAACTTGAAGCAGAAAGATGCAAACAGGCAGAAAGTAGTGTTCTAAAGCACAGATCCTGGAAGGACATTAAATACTGTGTCCACAATCGTCTCAAGCAAATAAGGTCAAAGTAGGTACCTATAATGGTCAGAAGTTGCAAATGAGAGACTGATCTCTTGGGAGCGCTAACTGGTGAAGGGTCAGCTCTAGGGAAAACTTTTGAGTTGAGATTAAAGGCCTTACTCTGTATTTGTAGAGGCAGCTTACATCATCTTGGTTTGCAGCTGGTATTTCTGCCACATGGCATAAAGGAAACTGAAAGTATGGATTGGTAGGTTTGTCAAAATTGTTGGCTGTAAACACAATCCCATgttgagaaaaaacaaacaccaaaaacaacactTCACATCTGCaggttcccgcagtggggcactgcggttatgaaattaaaagcccctcctgtttttggaaccgcaggagctttctagtttgc from Littorina saxatilis isolate snail1 linkage group LG16, US_GU_Lsax_2.0, whole genome shotgun sequence encodes the following:
- the LOC138951055 gene encoding uncharacterized protein encodes the protein MYPALVTPCKQDKSRADPLHVAEKAPQENKWGKKHSCKFCSKMVVKMSTHLTKVHAHGADVAAVLRLPKGSKERRNGFVRLLNEGDYKHNYDVLEGQSGTVIPKYRKAGRQVGQLSACRFCQGLYAKSLLSKHLHNCPQNPDPSKHLKWGECSKVGSYMLPIGKEKNSAFFQAVVGRMRDDAVMRVIANDSLIIKFGSRLFYKKDVEEHTRGNISSRLRELGRLVLELKAKSEMKVASLKQALDPIHFDLVIETVRAMAHFEEPSHAYKKGNLALKLGYSLKTCCKILVSEAIKSSDKLLLEKVQNFSSLLASDWHDSVSAGAAQSVTMAKMNKQLLLPSLKDVEKVNGVINEDMQSTEYSVLAKATLASLTIFNRKRGGELQRMKVQDFQVLQSSSIEEEMLKTLTTTEQKLVKILQRVEIKGKFTRPVPILLTPSMVHAVERLLKMRAEKDITSPYLFASSGEKPFRDSDVLRTYAQKAQVDSESLFTATNLRKQLATLSQAMELSKLEEDQLAGFLGHDIRIHRGVYRKPIQIVQKAKVASVLFKLNRGVDIPEEIDEKSLEEEILPADEENEDEEPAATASAEVSKEERPPSCSLSNENTAGACASVGDVSLTIAPATSTSAKGGKTLTQKRRPDGTKTQKKMPWKKEEIAAVEKHLAACFSMNKVPQKLEAERCKQAESSVLKHRSWKDIKYCVHNRLKQIRSK